TCCAGGAAGAGGTCGCCGACCTGGCGGACAACCTGGAGGACCCGGGGCCCCTCGCCGACTTCGTCGCCGCCATCGCCGATCTGAAGACAGAGCAGCGGCAATCGATCCTCGAAGCGCTGAACGTCGGAGAACGGCTCAACGCGCTCACCACGATGCTCGCCCACGAGCTCAACGTTGCGGAGCTCGGCGCGAAGATCCAGTCTCAGGCGCAGGAGGAGCTGACCAAGGATCAGCGCGAATACATGCTGCGCCAGCAGCTCAAGCAGATCCAGAAGGAACTCGGCGAGGCGGAAGACCCAGCCGTCGAGATCGAGGAGCTCCGCGAGAAGCTCGCCGAGGCGAATCTGCCGGAACAAGCGCACAAGGCGGCTACGCGCGAACTCGACCGGCTCTCGAAGATGCCCCCCGCTGCCGCCGAATACACCGTCTCGCGCACCTACCTAGAGACGCTCCTGGCGCTGCCGTGGAACCAGTCGACGGAGGACCATCTCGACATCCAGGCGGCTGCTGCCGTGCTCGACGAGGACCACTACGGCTTGGAGAAGGTGAAGGACCGCGTTCTCGAATACCTCGCGGTACGGAAGCTCAAGGCGGACATGCGGGGTCCGATTCTCTGCTTCGTCGGACCCCCCGGCGTGGGAAAGACGTCGCTCGGGCGATCCATCGCGCGGTCGCTGGGCAGGAAGTTCATCCGCATGTCGTTGGGCGGCGTGCGCGACGAGGCGGAGATACGCGGGCATCGACGCACCTACATCGGCGCGCTGCCTGGGCGGGTCATTCAGAACCTACGCACGGTCGAATCGAGCAACCCGGTCTTCATGCTGGACGAAGTGGACAAGCTCGGTTCCGACTTCCGGGGCGATCCGTCCTCGGCGCTCCTCGAAGTGCTCGACCCCGAGCAGAACCACTCGTTCTCGGATCACTACCTCGACGTGCCGTTCGACCTATCGAAGACCATGTTCATCGCCACGGCGAACGTCCTCGACCCCATCCCGCCGCCCTTGCGCGACCGAATGGAGGTCATCGAAATCCCCGGTTACACGACCGAGGAGAAGGTCTCCATTGCCCGCAAGTACCTCGTGCCGAAGCAGATGGACGCGCACGGCATCACGGCAGAGCACATGACCATCGACGATGACGCGCTCTACCGGATCATCAAGGAGTACACGCGCGAAGCCGGCGTGCGGAACCTGGAACGCGAGCTCGGCACACTGGCGCGCAAGATCGCGCGCGTTATCGCCGAGGGCTCTGCCGAGACGGCAAACGTCACGGCAGAGACGATTCCGACGTATCTGGGACCCACGCGGTTCTTCTCAGAACTGGCAGAGCGCGTCAATGAGCCAGGTATCGTCACCGGGCTCGCCTACACACAGGTCGGCGGCGAAATCCTCTTCATCGAAGCGACGAAGATGCCCGGGAACGGTGGGCTCGACCTGACGGGTCAGCTCGGTGAAGTGATGAAGGAATCGGCGCAGGCGGCGCTGAGCTACGTCCGCGCCAACGCCCGAACGCTGGGCATACCCGACGAGCTCTTCGAGAGGAACCACTTCCACATCCACGTCCCGGCTGGGGCAATGCCCAAGGACGGACCCTCGGCGGGTGTGGCGATGGTGACCGCGCTCGCGTCGCTGGCGATGAACCGGCGCGTCAAACCGATGCTGGCGATGACAGGCGAAATCACGCTGCGCGGTCGCGTCCTGCCTATTGGCGGCGTCAAAGAGAAGGTCCTCGCGGCGAAGCGCGCGGGCGTCGAGACCGTCCTGCTGCCCCAGCGGAATGAGAAGGACCTGGAGGACGTGCCGGAATACGCGAAGCAAGGGATGGATTTCCGCTACATGGAGACCATCTCGGATGTGCTCAGCGCGGCTCTCGTCGAAGCGTCCGAAGCTCCAGCCGCCAAGTCGTAGAGGTACCCCATGCTCGCCAAGCGCATCATCCCTTGCCTCGACGTCAAGGCGGGGCGCGTCGTCAAGGGCGTCAACTTCGTCGAGCTGCGCGACGCCGGCGATCCCGTCGAGATCGCGTCCCTCTACAACGACCAGGGAGCCGACGAGCTCGTGTTCCTCGACATCACGGCGTCCCACGAGGAGCGCGACATCATCCTCGACGTTGTGGCAGGAACCGCCGAGCGGTGCTTCATGCCCCTGACCGTCGGCGGAGGGGTGCGCACGGTCGCCGATGTGCGGCGGCTCCTCATGGCGGGTTCCGACAAGGTCTCGCTGAACACCGCCGCTGTACTGACGCCCGACGCCGTCCGCGAGGCTTCGGACCGGTTCGGCTGCCAGTGCATCGTCGTCGCCATCGACGCCAAGGCGAAATCCGACGGAACCGGCTGGGAGGTCTACACGCACGGCGGGAGGCGTCCGACGGGATTGGACGCCATCGAATGGGCACAGCGCGTCGAGGCGCTGGGCGCGGGCGAGATTCTGCTGACCAGCATGGACGGAGACGGCACGAAGGCGGGCTACGACATCCCGCTGACCCGCGCCGTCTCCGAAGCCGTGTCGATCCCTGTCATCGCTTCCGGCGGCGCGGGGACGCTGGAGCACCTCCGCGAAGCCCTCGTCGAAGGGAAGGCGGACGCCGCCCTCGCCGCGTCCATCTTCCACTACCGCGAGCACACCGTCGGCGACGCCAAGGCGTACTTGCGGGAACGCGGCGTTCCAGTGCGCTGACACGCCGCGTGCCGTCACATCCCGAACCAGTAGTCCCACTTCATCAGGAACACGTTCCCGCCGCCGTCCGTGAAGGCGCTGCCGACCTCGCGAACGCCCGGCAGTGCCGGGTCGGGCCCGTCGAACGACGCGCTGCGGGACTGCGACCAGACCGCATAGAAAGCGCTCCCCGGTTGGTACTCCCAGCGGAACACGAGGTTCCCCCGGAGCGCGCGCGCGTGGAAGTCTGGATTCTCTTTCAGCGCGCCCGAATAGGGTCTGAAGTCGTAGCTGCTGGGACGGGCGAGCTCGCGGACCGCGCCGTAGTCCCCGACGGCGACGAAGGGCTGCACGTACGCTTGCAGGCTCGCGTTCGGCGTGAGGCTCACGTTGACGCGCGTCGTGAAATCGACGGTTCGGCTCCGCAGCTTGCCGAAGATGAAGCGGTCGTCAGTGCCGTCGCCGTCGCTGTCCACGTTCGTGATCCATTGGGCGTCGCTGCCGGAGCGCGAGAACCCAGGTCCGAAGTTGAGCTCGATGTTCGGCGCCGGACGCACCGAGACATAGGTTCCCAGCCGGCGGCGGAACCCCGCGTTCCGGTCGCGTTGTCCATACTGGAAGAAAACGAAGGCGCTGAGCGGCTTGCTCCAGTCGCTGCCCAGGTTGAGCCATCCCCATGTCTCTGCCGGTCGGATGACCAGCGGTCCCCCGCGCGTCTCGCGGTCATCCATCGCCTCGAAGTCGCGGCTGACGCCCCACCCGCCGAATCCGTAGAACCGGAGCTGGTTCCAGTTGTTGACGTTGACCCCCCTCGCCAGGTTCACGCCGTCGTAGTTCCAGTGGGACCAGAAGTTCACGTTGTAGCCCGACCGGCGGGCGAGCAGCCAGGGCGTCTGCCGCTCCGCGTAGACATGAGCTCCCACGCGGAGTAGGTCCGGACGACCCATATAGCCCAGATCGTTCACGTCGAAGCCAGGAGAATGCGCGTCGGCGTAGAGCTGTCCCCCAAGCCAGCCGGAGAACTTCGCCAGGTACACCTGCGCGCCGTACCCGTCCTTCCGGTCGTCCAGGGAACCCGTGCGGCTCGACGCAGCGCGGGCGTAGAGCGAGTAGGCGTTTTTGCCCCACCGAGTCGTCGAGTCCGCCCCGACGACCAGCGACGGCGGAGCGCCGATTCGACTCGCAGAGGCGACTGTTAAGGCGACATTGGAACTGCCCAGTACGTCCTGCTGAACTCGCCCGACGACGTAGTTCGCGAAGGGCTCGATCTGGAAGGAACTCCGTTCCATTCGCTCGATACCAGCCGCGTCGTCGCGCACCGGCGAGTCGATCTGCGCGTACTCCGCCTGCGTAACGGCGTCAAGAACAGCGAACGTCGTACCACGTGCGGTCTTGCCGGAAAGCTTCGCCGCCGCGAGGATGGTCGTCGCCTCGGGACGCTCAATGACGTCCGACCCATCCGGCGTGTCGAACATCCCCGGCGACCTGCCAATCCGGCGCGAGTAGAAGAGCTGGTAGGGCGAGTCGATGCCGACGATGCCCGCGCGTGGCGGCTGGAAGAGCCCGTTGCCCTCGATGAAGAAGGGGCGACGCTCCTCGAAAAACGTCTCGAAGGTCGTCAGATTGAGCACGGCGGGGTCCGCTTCGACCTGCCCGAAATCCGGGTTCAGCGTCACGTTCAAGGATGTGCCGGACGAAACGCCATAGCGCACGTCCGCGCCCACGGCTCCACCCAGATCGACGCCGCTCGAAGTCGACGCGTCCGCACGCTCCGCACTAGCGCGCGCGAACGGGACGACCTCCAAATGCCTCGCCGGACGGATGTCGCGGATCCCGACAAGGTGCCCGAACCGCGGTACCCACCCGCTCTCGTTCCGCCGTACGAGAACCCACTGGTCGCGCTCCTTCTTTCGGCTGATGCCCCGCAGTAACTGGATGCCCCAGGTGTATTCGTCCTGCGGCGCGAAGCGCAGAACGTGATACGGGATGCGATACTCCGCGCTCCAGCCCGCATCGCTCCGCGACACGCGCGCCTCCCAGACGCCGTTCCAGGTGCGGTCGGGCTCCCGCCCTTCGTCCTCTTCGGCGTCCGCGAGCGCACCCGACGCCGCGACGGCGAACCATCGGCTCGTGCGATGGTCGTGGTGGGTGTCCAGACAGACGGCGACCCAGTCGTTCTCGATGTCCGCATCGCGCCGCGACAGGTTCGCGACGATCCGCTGCGGCTCGCTGTCGAGACATTCGATGCCGATGTAGAGCGCCATGTCATCGTAGAGAACCCGCACGGTCGTCGTCTCGGTGGCGGATTCGCCTTCGTGTTCGGCGGGCTCCTTCTGTAGGAACCCGCCGTTCACCGGAGCCGCTTCCCAAGCCGCGTCGTCGAGGATTCCGTCGATCCGGGGCGGCGTCCCCTCGATCCGAACCGCTTCCAGTGTCCGCGCGGGATGTCTCGGCTCCTCGGCTTGCACCGCCGCAGCGACGCTCAGGATGCACAACGCGATGAACGCTCCGATGGCTGCCAATCCGACACGGATGATCGTTTCAACCGGAAACGCCCCTGCACCCCGCCCAGCGTATCGCTCTATCACTTGGCGTTCGTAGGGGCCCAAGCGTGTCGGCGCATGGACGCGCTGTACCACCATTAACCGATCCCCTTGTGTGGTATTCTTGTGTGTATGGGACGCACTCATCGGTGCGTCCTCCACTGGCACTGAGGGCAGGTGTTCCGACGCCTGCCCTTGCTTCGTCTGGGCTTGCCTACGGGCCCGCGCCGAACGTGCGCGTCAGGCGGATGTTAATGGGTCGAAGCCCCTTCGCCGTCTAGGACCTTGTGCAGATTCTCACGATCTCGTCGCACGAAAGCGCTGCATCACTATAGACGCATCGCGGATGCATGCGATAGCGGAAACCGCTCGCCATCAGTCCAACGCGCGGACGTAAACGGCTCCCAGGTTCGTCCGCAGCTCGACGCGGGGTCCCCCGCCGTTCACGGACATCTGAAGGGAACGCCCCGAACCCTCCGGGCGTTGCCAGTCTGTCGAGATGGTTCCGAGATTCGTCGATGCCGACAGGTCGAACCCCGCGTTGCGAGGGAGCCGTGCCTCCACAGCGCCCATCGACGTCGTCGCCGTCAAGGGGGCGTCCAGCTCCTGCCGCACCGTGACCTCGATTGCGCCGCTGCTGGTATCGAGCGACGTCGGAGCAGCGATCCTCGGTGTGCGCACCGCGATGGCTCCACGTCGAGTCGTCGCTTCGAACTTGGCATCAATCCCGTCGGAGATGTCGATCTCGATCGCCCCGTTCTCCGTCGAGACGACCGTCTCGCCCTCGATCCGCGCCACCGATACGCGGACAGAGCCGTTCTTCGTCCGAGCCGATCCGACCGCGTCAACTTCGTCGAGCTGCAGCGCTCCGTTGTGAGTCAAGGCATCGACAGAGCCTTGGACATCGCGCATCTCGATTGCGCCGTTGTGCGTCAACGCGTCAATGGACCCGCGAACGTCGGTCACGTCAATCGCGCCGTTCCGCGTCTCGAGATCCGCGTCCGCCCGGATGCCCGCGACGCGGATCCCGCCGTTGTCGGAATCGGCAACGACGTTGAGCTCTTCGGGAACCATCACGCGGTAGTCCATCGTCAATTGGCGGATGTGTGCAGATGTGCTTCCGCCCGGTATCGGCGTGTCGATGGTGAGGCGGCTTCCGTCGCGGCTGATCTTCGGCACGAAGCTCTGCGCGTAGTCGTATCCGCTATCCTCGTCGTCCGACCGAACGGTTCGCCTGGCTTCGATGCCGATCGAGCCGCTGTCCCAAGCCTCGACCCGAATCCCGCCGTTGCTGGTGTGGATGGTCAGCGACGCGATCCCAGACGGGCTCTCGTCGTAGGTCAGCGTGTCCTCCCAGCGATGGCTGCCACGCCCGACGGATACGACGCACCCGAGAATCCCCCACGAAAGCATGAGCACGACTCCTAGCGACAGCATGGCGCGCTGCATCGGACTACGCTCCTGTACGGCGATGGATCGTGATGTCGCCGCACGCCGTGTGGACGATCAAGGCGGCACCGCCGCCGCCCAGGCTGGCGATGAGGCGCGAACTCCCGTCCTCGGACACCGATGGAGCTTCGAGCCCCTCGACGTGGATGCTCCCGTCATCGCTCGTCGCGTCGAGATCGACGCCCAGCGATGCTGGCAGTTCGACCCGGATGCTGCCGTCGTCGGCACGCAGCCGGACCTCGCGGTCGACGCGCTCGCGAACCTCCGCGACGATCTCGCCGCTCCCGGACTCGACGTTCAGCGATCCGACGCTTCGGCACTGGACGCGAACACTCCCGTCGTCCGACCGGACTCGGAGCTCGTCCGAAACCGCATCGACCTGCGCCTCGACGGTCCCGCAGCCGGTGCGGAGCTCCATCTGCCGCCCAGACCCAAGGGCGACCCGCAGGCTTCCGTCGTCCGCAACCGCGCGGATCGAGTCGGCGACCTTGGCAAGGTTCGCCTCGATCGTGCCGGAACCTGTGTGCGCCGCAAACCCTTGCGCCGATACGACCGTCGCCCGAATGGATCCATCGTCCGTGGATACGTCCGTCTCACCGGAGCACTCCGCCATCGTCAGCTCGACGTTCCCAGAACCTGTATGAACCCTCGCGGACGCGACCGACCGGAGGCGAACGCGTATCCGGCCGTCGTCGCTGCGCACGTCCGCGACCGCTTCGGGCGTTGACTCCGCATTGAGCGCGACGTCGCCGGAACCCGTCGCGATGGCGATCTCCCCGCTCCATGTCCCGCCGGAGACCGTTACGGGCCCGTCGCCGGTAGACAACCGAGCCGAACCGCCGCAATCACGGAGCACGATAGGCCCGTCGCCGGTCTCCGCGTCGATCTCCGATTGGACTCCCACGAGCGCGATGGGCCCGTCGCCGGTGCGGACTCGCACGCGCTCATAGGTTCCGCGTAGCTCGACGGCTCCGTCGCCAGTCTCCAGCTCCGCCTCGTTCGCCGAGCACTCTTGAAGGGCGACCGCGCCGTCGCCGGTGCGGATAGTGAACACATCGCCCTGGACTTTGCTGAGGGAGATAGGTCCGTCCCCAGTCGAGAGCGCGACGTTGAGCGCTCGCAGGCCGCGCACTTCGATGGATCCCTCATTGGACTCTACGTCGAGATGGCAGCCGTCGCGTATCCGAACTTGCGCGTTCGACCGGTACTCGGCGCGGACACCGGCGTCGTCCCTGTGGATGTGCGCTCCGGGAGAGAAATGGACCATCTCGTCGCCGGAACCCAATACGGCGACCGGCGCATCGTCCTGGTGAACGCGTACGCGCACACCTGCATCGATGCTCATGCCGCTCGCCCCCGAGCGCTCCGCGTCGACGGATCGCCCGTGCCTGCGGTCGAAGCCCACATGACGCCCCCGATGGATCGACCTCTCCAGCGTCTTGGCATGACCGGCAGCGCTCCTCGCGGTTGACAGTGCGTCGGAAACCGCCGTCATGACGGTCGTGACGATGGCGTTGGCGAGATCGTCGGGTCGAGCTCCAGACGTGTCCGACGCTGGCTCCGGCGGTTCGCGGTCGCGGAGTGCCCGAAGGAGCGCCTCCGCTTCGTCCGCTCCGATCTTCCCGGCAGCCAGCATCTCAAGCACCTGACGCGTCGGGCTCGGTTCTTCCCGATGATCCATCTCGTCCACTTCCTCGTCCACTTCTTGCCTCGCCTCGTTGGTGTTCTCCGACATGGTTGCCTCCATGTTCGCTTCGACGGACTGCTGCTCAGAGCTTTCGGATGGCTTCGACGGCGTCGTTCGCAGTGATCTCGCCGCGCTGGAGCCGGTCGAGGATCTCGCTGCGCTGCCGCTGCACCCGAGCATCCGTCGAGCCAGTCTGCGGAGCCGGATCAGTGGGTTCATCGGAGCCCTCTCCCTCGAAGCCCATCTCGTTGATGACGGCGTTGAGCCGGTTCCTCAGCGCCGTGTAGGCAACACCCGATTCGCGCTCCATCTCCTTCAGGTTCCCCCGGTTCTGGACGAACCGCTCCAGGAACTCGAGGCTCTCCTCCGAGAGCCGGCAGAACCGCGACGCGACGAAGGTTCCACGCACCTCCGTGTCGCAGTCCGGGCAGTGAATCACCGTGATCGTCAGTTCCGTGTTCCCGCACGCCGGACATCGTTCGATGATCTTTCTCATATCGACCCCTCGTGCCCTGTATATCTCCATATTTTGTTATTTGCAAGGGTAAATGGCGAAAAAGATGGCGATAAACCGAAAATTCTATACCTGTCACGTGAACCGCCACTTGCTTGAGAACCAGCGAGTAGGCTATCGTCGTCGCGTGTCCCATCGACTCCGGCGACCCGATTGGCGGACCTCATGCCCGAGCCTCGCTGCCCCTTCATCGTGACGGTGACCGCGCAAGACACCGTCGGCATCATCGCCAACATCACCACCACCATCGCCGGACTCGGTGGAAGCGTTGACGAGCTCAGCCAGACCGTAATGAGCGGCTATTTCACGATCCTCCTCGCCGCGCGCTTCCCCGAAGGAACGGCGGCGGAGACCGTCCGCGCTTCCATCGAATCCGCAGGAGCCCCTCTGGGACTCGTCGCCATCGTCCGAATGGCAGCGGGCGATGCCGCCGCTGCTACGGCGTCCCTCGGCGACCGCTACGTCCTGACCGTCCTTGGAGACGACCGCGCGGGCATCATCGCCCAGATCGCGACGCACCTCGCCGCGCAGGGAATCAACATTGAGGACTTCTATGCCCGCGCCGAGGCCGGGCGGTTCATCATGGTCCTCCAGGTGCAGGTCGAGGGTGGCTGGACGTCGGATCACCTGCGGCTCGATCTAGAGGCGCTTGGCGAGGAACTCGGTCTGCGCGTCCATCTCCAACACGAAGACATCTTCCGCGCCACCAGCGAGGTCGGAGCCGTCCGGCGGCTCGTCACGCACCGGCGCTCCGGCGGATAGGACCTATGCTCCGCACCGAAGATATCCTGATGACGCTACGGATGTTCCGCGACGAGAACCTCGACGTGCGGACCGTCACCATGGGCATCAACCTGATGGACTGCGCCGGTCCCAACATCGACGTCGTCTGCCGGAAGGTGCGCCAGAAGGTCAACGACTTGGCGGGTCGGCTGGTGCGGGTCGGAAGGCAGGCGTCCGGCAGGTACGGCATCCCCATCGTCAACTTCCGACTCGCCGTCAGTCCGGTCGCCCTTTTCGGAGCGGGACACGGGTCGCCGGGGATGGTCCGTATCGCCCATGCGCTCGACGCGGCAGCGCAGGAGGTGAACGTCGATTTCGTCGGCGGTTTCTCGGCGCTCGTCCAGAAAGGCTGCGCCGACGCCGACAGCGCCCTGCTCGACGCGCTGCCGGACGCTCTCAGCGCGACGTCGCACGTGTGCGGCTCGCTCAACGTCGCATCGACGCGCGCCGGCATCAACATGGACGCCATCCTGCGCGTGAGCCAGTCGCTCAAGCGGCTCGCCGAACGTACCCGCGAGAGCGACGGCTTCGGCTGCGCCAAGTTGGTCGTGTTCGCCAACATGCCGGACGACAACCCGTTCATGGCGGGAGCCGTTCTCGGGATTGGCGAGCCGGAGTGCGCGATCAACATCGGCGTCAGCGGACCCGGCGTTGTCAAGCGAGCCGTCGAGGCGCTGCGTGCGATGGAGAGCCGACCGACGTTGGGCGAGATCGCCGAGGAGATCAAGTGCACGGCGTTCCGCATCACGCGGATCGGCGAGCTCATCGGCAACGAGGTCGCCGCCGAACTCGGCGTGCGCTTCGGCATCGTCGATCTCTCGCTGGCTCCGACTCCGCGGATCGGCGACTCCGTCGGCGAGATTCTCCAGATGCTGGGGATTCAGCGCGTCGGGGCGGCGGGCTCGACGGCGGCGCTCGCGTTGCTGACCGACGCCGTCAAGAAGGGCGGGGCGTTCGCGTCGTCGTCGGTCGGGGGCTTGTCGGGAGCGTTCATTCCGGTCAGCGAAGACGCCGTACTCGCCGCCGCCGTCGCCAGCGGAGACCTGTCCATCGAGAAGCTGGAAGCGATGACGAGCATCTGCTCGGTGGGCTTGGACATGGTCGCCGTGCCGGGCGACACGTCGGCGGAGACGCTCGCCGCTCAGATCGCCGACGAGGTCGCCATCGGCGTCATGAACAACAAGACGACCGCGACGCGGCTCATCCCGGTTCCCGGCAAGTCGGCAGGAGAGCTCGCCGTGTTCGGCGGGCTCTTCGGCGAGGCTCCCATCCTGCCCCTGCGATCCGGCGGCGAGGACTTCGTGCGCTTCGGCGGGCAGATCCCCGCGCCGATCCACTCCCTCCGCAACTAGCGGCGTCCCATCTCTGCCGCCCGCGCGGTCACCTTGTCGCTCCTACGCCCCATCCCGTCGCTCCCGCGAGAGCGGGAGCCCAGGGTCCTGCATCCCGACTTCCGCGGGAATGACAAACCCAAGCTAACCGCGCGACGCCGCCATCTCGGGTTGCCGACTCCAGTCCCCGCGCACTACCCTAAGAATGGAGTCGTCGCGCATATCCCACCGATTGGAGCCCAGCCGAGGAACCGACGTGACCAATCCCACGACAATCGCCCTGATCGCCCACGACGGCAAGAAGCCGGAGATGGTCAGCTTTGTGAAGGACCATCGCGACGTGCTGGCTGGATTCACGCTGCTGGCGACGGGAACCACGGGCAAGTACGTCCAGGACGCCGGGCTGACGGTCGAGCGGGTCGCATCGGGACCCATCGGCGGCGACGCGCAGATCGCCGCGCGGGTTGTCGAAGGCAGGTGCGACGCGGTGTTCTTTTTGCGGGATCCGCTTGGGATGCATCCCCACGATCCGGACATCGCCATGCTGATGCGCGTCTGCGACGTCCACGACGTGCCACTGGCGACGAACCTGGCGAGCGCCAAGCTGATGCTCCGCGCGCTCGTGGACGGCTGAGGCGTCAACCTCGACGCGACCCGCGCCGTTGACATGGAGAGCGCATCACTCCGAAAGGATCGCTGCCTTGTCGGTTCCCACAGACATGCGCCACTCGATGGGGTTCCGTTCCGTACGCCGGAACTACCAGAGCCTAGCCCTGTCCGTCTTGGACCACGCCCTTCGTGACGCAACGGGAACCCGCGAAATGCCCCCCGAAGAGCGCGTCAACGCCAACGAGTTCCTCGAATCCGAGGAAGCCGAGTTCTGGGCGGAAGCCGCTGGCGTCAACATCTGGAAGATCCGCCGGCTCCTCCGCGAGCGCCTCGGTTCCTGAACCCGGGCACATCGAATCGCGACGAGACGACTCCCGATACCGGAGCGTTCCGGCAGGCGTTTGCCTGGCAGGGGTATGGTGGGCGCTTCAGGCGGTCTAGTCGCCGTGGCCACGGGCGACGGAGAGCCGGTTCGTCGCGCGCGCAAGGGCTGCTTCCGCCCGCACGTGGTCGATATCGGCGGCATGCGAGCGGACGCGTTCGAGAGCGCGGGCGCGGGCGCGTTCGGCGCGAGGAATGTCGATCTCGCGGGCGAACTCCGCGCTGTCGGCGAGGATCGTGACGCCGGAGCGGCGCGCTTCGAGCACACCGCCGCCGATGGCAAGGTAGGATCGTTCGTCGCCCGCGCGCGTGATGCGGACCTCGCCGACCTCCAGACTGCTCACCAACGGGACGTGACCGCCCAGGACCTCGAAAGGCGACAGTGAGCCGGGAGCCAACACCCCGACGACGTTGCCCTCGAAGACGATGCGCGCCGGCGTGATGATCCGCAGCGAAAAGGGTCGATCGTACATGCAGCGCCGCTCCCGCGAAATCGCAACCCGTGGCTACAGGTTCTGCGCCTTCTCGAAGCCT
This window of the Candidatus Poribacteria bacterium genome carries:
- the lon gene encoding endopeptidase La, with protein sequence MELDHTTSLESDEESQDYPSELPLIAMYGGAVIFPFMPPTPPFMPPYLVFQGPRAVAAVEAAMVNDPRLAILVQLNAAPEPRELTTDDMRHVGTLISIAKYKKEGDSAFVLVQGRSRVRIAGIVQQQPFLKVAVEYLQDEPSEGVEIEAAVRAVRSQFRRIAQLSPRLQEEVADLADNLEDPGPLADFVAAIADLKTEQRQSILEALNVGERLNALTTMLAHELNVAELGAKIQSQAQEELTKDQREYMLRQQLKQIQKELGEAEDPAVEIEELREKLAEANLPEQAHKAATRELDRLSKMPPAAAEYTVSRTYLETLLALPWNQSTEDHLDIQAAAAVLDEDHYGLEKVKDRVLEYLAVRKLKADMRGPILCFVGPPGVGKTSLGRSIARSLGRKFIRMSLGGVRDEAEIRGHRRTYIGALPGRVIQNLRTVESSNPVFMLDEVDKLGSDFRGDPSSALLEVLDPEQNHSFSDHYLDVPFDLSKTMFIATANVLDPIPPPLRDRMEVIEIPGYTTEEKVSIARKYLVPKQMDAHGITAEHMTIDDDALYRIIKEYTREAGVRNLERELGTLARKIARVIAEGSAETANVTAETIPTYLGPTRFFSELAERVNEPGIVTGLAYTQVGGEILFIEATKMPGNGGLDLTGQLGEVMKESAQAALSYVRANARTLGIPDELFERNHFHIHVPAGAMPKDGPSAGVAMVTALASLAMNRRVKPMLAMTGEITLRGRVLPIGGVKEKVLAAKRAGVETVLLPQRNEKDLEDVPEYAKQGMDFRYMETISDVLSAALVEASEAPAAKS
- a CDS encoding carbohydrate binding family 9 domain-containing protein; amino-acid sequence: MSASHTHKNTTQGDRLMVVQRVHAPTRLGPYERQVIERYAGRGAGAFPVETIIRVGLAAIGAFIALCILSVAAAVQAEEPRHPARTLEAVRIEGTPPRIDGILDDAAWEAAPVNGGFLQKEPAEHEGESATETTTVRVLYDDMALYIGIECLDSEPQRIVANLSRRDADIENDWVAVCLDTHHDHRTSRWFAVAASGALADAEEDEGREPDRTWNGVWEARVSRSDAGWSAEYRIPYHVLRFAPQDEYTWGIQLLRGISRKKERDQWVLVRRNESGWVPRFGHLVGIRDIRPARHLEVVPFARASAERADASTSSGVDLGGAVGADVRYGVSSGTSLNVTLNPDFGQVEADPAVLNLTTFETFFEERRPFFIEGNGLFQPPRAGIVGIDSPYQLFYSRRIGRSPGMFDTPDGSDVIERPEATTILAAAKLSGKTARGTTFAVLDAVTQAEYAQIDSPVRDDAAGIERMERSSFQIEPFANYVVGRVQQDVLGSSNVALTVASASRIGAPPSLVVGADSTTRWGKNAYSLYARAASSRTGSLDDRKDGYGAQVYLAKFSGWLGGQLYADAHSPGFDVNDLGYMGRPDLLRVGAHVYAERQTPWLLARRSGYNVNFWSHWNYDGVNLARGVNVNNWNQLRFYGFGGWGVSRDFEAMDDRETRGGPLVIRPAETWGWLNLGSDWSKPLSAFVFFQYGQRDRNAGFRRRLGTYVSVRPAPNIELNFGPGFSRSGSDAQWITNVDSDGDGTDDRFIFGKLRSRTVDFTTRVNVSLTPNASLQAYVQPFVAVGDYGAVRELARPSSYDFRPYSGALKENPDFHARALRGNLVFRWEYQPGSAFYAVWSQSRSASFDGPDPALPGVREVGSAFTDGGGNVFLMKWDYWFGM
- a CDS encoding amino acid-binding protein, with protein sequence MPEPRCPFIVTVTAQDTVGIIANITTTIAGLGGSVDELSQTVMSGYFTILLAARFPEGTAAETVRASIESAGAPLGLVAIVRMAAGDAAAATASLGDRYVLTVLGDDRAGIIAQIATHLAAQGINIEDFYARAEAGRFIMVLQVQVEGGWTSDHLRLDLEALGEELGLRVHLQHEDIFRATSEVGAVRRLVTHRRSGG
- a CDS encoding DUF2089 domain-containing protein, which translates into the protein MRKIIERCPACGNTELTITVIHCPDCDTEVRGTFVASRFCRLSEESLEFLERFVQNRGNLKEMERESGVAYTALRNRLNAVINEMGFEGEGSDEPTDPAPQTGSTDARVQRQRSEILDRLQRGEITANDAVEAIRKL
- the hisF gene encoding imidazole glycerol phosphate synthase subunit HisF yields the protein MLAKRIIPCLDVKAGRVVKGVNFVELRDAGDPVEIASLYNDQGADELVFLDITASHEERDIILDVVAGTAERCFMPLTVGGGVRTVADVRRLLMAGSDKVSLNTAAVLTPDAVREASDRFGCQCIVVAIDAKAKSDGTGWEVYTHGGRRPTGLDAIEWAQRVEALGAGEILLTSMDGDGTKAGYDIPLTRAVSEAVSIPVIASGGAGTLEHLREALVEGKADAALAASIFHYREHTVGDAKAYLRERGVPVR
- a CDS encoding DUF4097 domain-containing protein, which encodes MLGCSGSAARSSTGSSAARSLRTTPSKPSESSEQQSVEANMEATMSENTNEARQEVDEEVDEMDHREEPSPTRQVLEMLAAGKIGADEAEALLRALRDREPPEPASDTSGARPDDLANAIVTTVMTAVSDALSTARSAAGHAKTLERSIHRGRHVGFDRRHGRSVDAERSGASGMSIDAGVRVRVHQDDAPVAVLGSGDEMVHFSPGAHIHRDDAGVRAEYRSNAQVRIRDGCHLDVESNEGSIEVRGLRALNVALSTGDGPISLSKVQGDVFTIRTGDGAVALQECSANEAELETGDGAVELRGTYERVRVRTGDGPIALVGVQSEIDAETGDGPIVLRDCGGSARLSTGDGPVTVSGGTWSGEIAIATGSGDVALNAESTPEAVADVRSDDGRIRVRLRSVASARVHTGSGNVELTMAECSGETDVSTDDGSIRATVVSAQGFAAHTGSGTIEANLAKVADSIRAVADDGSLRVALGSGRQMELRTGCGTVEAQVDAVSDELRVRSDDGSVRVQCRSVGSLNVESGSGEIVAEVRERVDREVRLRADDGSIRVELPASLGVDLDATSDDGSIHVEGLEAPSVSEDGSSRLIASLGGGGAALIVHTACGDITIHRRTGA